The window ATGTGGCGCTGCTCGATCTTCGGCACGTTCATCTTCACCTTATCTTCCTCCGGAATGCAGAGGTCGGAGCCGAGGTGGAAGAGATCGTTCTGGATCCCGGACAAGGCTTTCATCAATACCGTGTCGAGCCCCGCCGCCATGGCGACGCCGATGTGGGAATTGAGCTCGTCGACCGTGCCATACGATGAAATCCGCGCGGAGTCCTTCGGAACCCGCCGCTTGCTGCCGAGCCCAGTGCTTCCATCATCTCCGGTTCGCGTATAGACTTTTGTGATCCGCGGCATCAATGAACTCCTTTCATCATTCCTTGAAAAGCTCTCTGTCCGTCATTCCCGAAATGTTTAATCGGGAATCCAGTTTATTTAAATCAATGGCTTCTGGATTCCCGCTTTCGCGGGAATGACGGCTAATCTAAACTGCGCTGATGAAGAGGAGCACCCCCACTTCCACCATCTCGGAGAGCGCCCCCAGCGTATCCCCCGTCCAGCCGCCGATCCTTGATTCCAGAAACCGATTGAACAGCCAGACCGACAAAAAGACGAGCGATGCTGCGATCAATCCGATTCCCTTTGAGATCAGAAAAGTGCCTGCAAGGGTGATCACGGTCGCGCCGGCGCAAGGGAGCCAGTGGATCTGTCCGATGAACGGCTGCGCCGTTCCGCTCTCTCGGGCATACCTCCCGATAAAACTCGCCAGGACCATCGCCCATCGGCTGAGAAGCCCCATGAGGAGGAAAGCGCTCAGCCACCCCCGACGGATCATCTCACCAAAGAGAGCATATTTCAAGATCAAGACCACCCCCAATCCGATGACGCCGAACGCGCCGATATGTGGGTCCTTCATCACCGAGAGAATTCGCTCTCGGCCCCCGCCCGCGGCCAGGCCGTCGCAGAGGTCGGCCAATCCATCGAGATGGAGTCCCCCGGTCAAAAGGGCCAAGGCCAGCAGGAGGAGCGCCGCCAATGGCGCCGGAGCCAGAACCGGTTCGAGCAGACGGACCATCCCCAGCAAAAAAGCGCCGATCGCCAATCCCACCACCGGGAAGAAGAGGACGGAGCGACCGAGGTCGCGCTCGGTGGCGATCATTGAATGATGGCATGGGACGATGGTGAGGGTGCCGATCGCGGTGAAGAAGCTTCTCATCGTTCCCGCTCCGGACTGGAGACGCCCGCCTCATCAAAAGTCGCCATCTCGGTGAGAATGCGGACGGCGCTCTCCACCAGGCCCATTCCCAATGCCGCGCCGCTCCCTTCACCCAACCGCATGTTGAGATCCAAGAGCGGATCGAGCCCCAGTTTGTCCAATGCGATCCGGTGGCCCGACTCCGCCGAGCGATGGGCGGCGACTAAATATTCCTTAACCTCCGGTGCAAGCGCCACCGCGACTAAGGCTGCGGCGGTTGATATAAATCCATCAACCACAACCGGAATCCGGTGCGCCGCCGCCCCGAGGAGAAGACCGACGATCCCGGCAATCTCATACCCGCCGACCTTGGCCAGCACGTCGATCGGATCGTCCGGATTCGGCCGATTGACCCGGAGTGCATCCTGAATAACGGTCCGCTTCAAACGGAGGGTCGGCTCGTCGATTCCCGTTCCCCGTCCGGTCACCGCTTCCACCGGCGAGCCGGTCAAGAGCGCCGTGACGGCGCTGCTGGGGGTGGTGTTGCCGATCCCCATCTCGCCGGTCCCCAAGAGATTCGTGCCGCGGCGGGCCTCTTCTTCCGCCAGTTCGCATCCGACGGCGATCGCCGACAGCGCCTGTCTGCGCGACATAGCGCGCCCGAGTCTCATGTTCCGGGTTCCCCGATCGATCTTTCGATCGATCAATCCCGGCAATTTCCCGAAGGGGTGGTCGACCCCCATGTCGATCACACGGACGTCGGCCCCCGCCTGCCTCGCGAGGACGCAGATTGCCGCTCCCCCGTGAAGGAAGTTGTAAACCATCTGAGCCGTGACCGCCTGGGGATAGACGCTGACCTTCTCCTCCACCACCCCGTGATCGCCGGCGAAGACGCAAATGACTTTCTTCAACGGCGGTGAAGGAATCTTTCCGGTCACCTGGATATACCAGGTTGCCAACTCCTCCAACCGGCCGAGGCTGCCGGGGGGCTTTGTTAGACTGTTGAGACGCTTCTGAGCAAGAATGCGTCCCGATTCTTCCAACGGTTTAATCCGGCCGATGACCAACTGCAACCTTTTCATCACGCTTCCTTTTAATCGGGACGGCGATTCCCGCCATCATCCAGTAAACCTCATCGGCCTCGGCGGCCCACCGCTGGTGGAGAAGGCCGGAGAGATCCCGGAAGAGCCGGGAGAGGGAATGATCGGTGGGGACCACTCCCAATCCGACCTCGTTCGATACGGCAACGATCGAGAGATTGACCGATCGGGCCACGCTGACCAACCGGTCGATCTCGCTCAGAATCTTCTCCTCATCTTCCCCCACCGTCGTCAAGAGGTTGGAAAGCCAAAGGGTAAGGCAGTCGATGACCGCCACACCTTTTCCTTGCATTGACTGGAGCAGATCGGCAAGATGTATCGGCTCCTCCATTGTCTTCCAAACCTCCGGCCGATCGCGACGATGCCGCTCGATCCGCCGCGCCATCTCCGCATCGGACGGTCGCGCCGTGGCGATGAAGATCTTCTCCTCACCCAAGGTTTCCCCTCGCTCCAATGCAAACCGGCTCTTGCCGGAGCGCGCGCCGCCGAGGATGAGGATCAGACGACTTTTGCTGAGATCTTTTCGCTCCATGCTAGAATGTTACCTTTACGCCGCCATAGCCGGAGAACCCCGCCGTCCCATAGCCGGTCACCTCTTCGTACTCCCGATCAAAGAGGTTCTCGACTCGTGCAAAGAGCGCAACGTTCCGGTGGAGGGCGTAAGTCCCGGAGAGGTCGACGACGGTGTAGTCGTCCATTTCAACATTGCCTACGTCAAATCGCTTCCCAACATAGCGGACCTGGAGAACCAAACGAAGGGGATTGGCCGGTTGGATGGAGAGGCTTCCACTCGCCTGATGACGGGGTCGCCGTACCAGCTCGTCCCCTGTCCCTTCATCCTTTGTATTCATAAAGGTGTAGCTTGCCGAAAGGGCGGCCTGTTCCAATGGTCTCGCCGAGACCTCGAATTCCCACCCGGTGATCTTCGCCCTCGCCACATTCTCCGGTCTTCCCACAAAGGTATCCGGGTTAAAAACAAAGACGATCAGGTCTTCAATCCGATTCTGGAAATAGGTTACACCCACCTGCACTTGCTCGCTCCAGAGCGACTGTTCGACCCCCGCTTCAAAACTCTCGCTCTTCTCCGGTTCAAGATTGGGATTGCCAAAATTAGGAAAGAAGAGATCATTAAGCGTCGGACCGTGAAATCCGGTTCCGTACGCCGCTCGAAGCTTTGTGGCCGTCGACTCCATGAGATAAGCGGTCTCGACTTTGTAAGTCGTTTCGCCTCCATATCGGTTATTGCCGTCATAACGGAGACCGAAGTTCAAAATAAAAGGCAACTGGCGAAGTTGATAGAAACCATAACCGGCATGATTGACCGTGGTTTCGTCAACGCCATCGCCAAACTTGCCGTTCTGCGACTCATACTCGTAGCCGACGGTCAAGAGGTTGCGGCGGCCGAGGCGGAGGTCATGCCGCCAATCCAACCATTTTCTTGAGGTGTCGATTTCAGAACCATCGAATGTTGTATCATCCTCGTTGAAGCCGACCCTCAGATGCTGATCCCATTCCTCAATGACGGCGGTCTTCATGCCGAGCGTAGTGACCCATTGCCGATGATCCAGGACCAGATTCCGAACGTCGACCGGGCAGAAAAAAGTGTCCGGATCACAACCGTCCAGCTCGCTCTCCGAGTTGGTATAACGCCCCGTCCATTCAAGCCGCGTCTTCTCTGAAAGATCGGTCCCTAGCCGCGCGGAAAAAGCAGTATTCTCATATCCGTCGTCCTCGCGATTTCCAGCGAGTTCATTCGCCCGGGAGAATCCTCGGGTGTCAAACCGCGACGCCGAGAGGGAGTAATCGACCCGCTCTGTTGACCCGTTTAACCCCGCCGCCTCCCGAAAAGTACGATACGCTCCTGCCTCCAGCGAGAGAAAGCCTGACGGAGGGCCCTCTCCTTTTTTTGTAAAGATCTGAATGACCCCGCCGAGGGCGTCCGATCCGTATAGTGTACTCTGCGGACCGCGGATCACCTCAATCCGTTCGATATTCTCCACGGTAAGATCCGCAAAATCGAACGCACCCGTGGTGGGGCTATTGACCGGAACGCCATCGATCAGGACAAGCGTATGATTGGACTCCGTTCCGCGCAAAAACACCGAGCTTGTCGCTCCTGGCCCGCCCTGCTGTACCACCGTCAGACCCGGCACTTCACGCAGTGCTTCCTCGACGGTGGTGAGATGTTTCTCTTCGATCGTCTTTTCGTCGATGAGGGTAACGGAAGCGGCGGTCTCTTTCAACGGAACCTCCGTTTGGGTGGCCGTGACAAAAACCGGCGGAAAGGTGGGAATCTCTTCAGGGGATGTTTCTTCTGCGCCGGATACATTGGTGGTGACTGCAATCAGAACGAGAAATGAGCAAAACGCAATACGCCATTGGAACGGGGTCATCTATCCTCTCCCTTCGAAAGGTAAAATGTGATCCTGAAAGGCCCGGTCTCCTGGCTGAGGGCAACCTACTCCCACGCCTTCCCAGGGAGGAAATCGTTACTCGTTATTAGTTAAACGTTAAGCGTAAAAGAATTTACGATTCACGATTCACGAATAACGAAACCCCAGTGGCCGTTGTGGTTTCGTTCCCGTCACAGTTGCGGGGCAGCAGCGGTTTTGCACCGCTTTCCCGATCAACCCTTCAGGTTATTTGATTTAAATTCTGTCCAAAAAAAATCCCCGCCTTTCGAATGGAAAGGAGGGGATGGAATGAGTCCGCCCCCCGTCTTGACCATCGAAGACAGGCAGTGCTTTCCATTCAGGCAGGTCTTCTGGCTCTGGGACGATCTTACTCCCGACCCCTTCCCCCCCGGATATTTTATACGGAGAGTGGTGTTGGTCGGTTTCGCGTCCCATAACAGCGGCGGGTCCGCTCCCGATTTACACGGGATTCCCTTTTCAATCCCGACATGACGTCGGGATCACCTGAACGGGTTCTTTATCGAACGGGTAATCTATACCAGGGGGGCGGAACGAAATCAACAAAAAAATTGATCGGGGGCTTAGTCGTGGACGGAGAGGACAAATTCCTGATTAATATAGACAACGAATTCCGGCTGGATGAGGGTGAAAAAACGGACCGGCTGATTCAGATAATCCTTCATCCGGCAGAATCCTTCGGGAAGGTTGACAAAAACATCCCCCTCGATCTCATTGCCCCGGATCATCTTCAAAGAGACGGAATTCTTTTTTCCCAACGTCATGAGGTCGTCTTTTTCCAGCTGCGCCGGGACCTTCGCCACGACGATATGAGACCGATTGATCAGGAGGGTTCCCCCTTTCGTCCTCACGGGGATGAACTTTTTCTCCTCGTGCAAAAGATCCCCGACCTTTTGAAGCCCCGCATGGTGCGCCTCATAGAGCCGGAGAAAAACTTCCCCTTCGACCTCGCTCCCGTCGGAGAGTTCGAACAAAACCGGACGGTTCTCTTTTTCGATCTTTCGCTCATCCACGGGGTGCCGCTCCTTGAGGGGCCGCTCCCTGCCCCGACAAAGGGAAGAGGGCTTTGTTCGTGGCAAATTTATGCGCCTCTTCAATCGATACCTTCTTCGAGGCCACCAGCGCCTGGAGGGCCTGATCCATCAGCTGCATCCCTTCGGCCTTTCCGGTCTGGATGACCGATGGGATCTGGAACGTCTTTGCTTCCCGGATCAGGTTGGAGGTGGCGGTGTTCACGAGCAAAATCTCCAGCGCCGCGCATCGCTTGCCGTCGACCGTCTTCAAAAGATTTTGAGCGACCACCCCTTTGAGCGATTCCGCCAACATCGCCCGGATCTGCTCCTGCTGGTTGGTCGGAAAGACGTTGATGATCCGGTCGACCGTCTTGGCTGCGCTGCTCGTATGCAGCGTTCCGAAGACGAGGTGGCCGGTCTCGGCCGCCGTAATCGCCAGCTCGATCGTCTCCAGGTCGCGCATCTCCCCGACGAGGATAATATCCGGATCTTCCCGAAGGGCCGCTTTCAGCGCGGCGGCAAACGATTTTGTATCGCGTCCGACCTCCCGCTGATTGATCAGACACCCCTGGCTGGTATGGACGAACTCGATCGGATCTTCCACCGTGAGGATATGCTCTTTTTTGGTCCGATTGATATAGTCGATGATCGCCGCGAGAGTCGTCGACTTTCCGCTTCCGGTCGCGCCGGTCACCAAGACCAGCCCTTTCTTGAATTGGGCGAATTTTAAAACGGTGGCGGGAAGCCCCAGCTGCTCGACTGTCAAGATTTGGGTGGGAATCATCCGGAAGACGGCGCTCATCCCGAGCCGGCCCAGGAAAATATTGGCCCGGAAGCGGGCCTGCAACTCCGGAACTTCGTAGGCGAAATCGATATCGTGCGTCGTTTCGAACTTCTCTTTATGGAGATCGCTCATGATTTCATAGAGAAGTTTCTGGTTTCCTTCATGTGTCAGTTTCTCGGGTGTGACCGGAACCAAGTCTCCCGCCGCCCGCATCATCGGGGGATTCTGCGGCGAGAGATGTAGATCAGACCCTTTTTTCTCTCTTAACGCTTTAAAGAGGACGTCGATTTGAGGCATGTGGACTCCGAATCATTGAGAAGCACGGAAGGAAGTTTACCATAGGATAAAAAATCTGTAAGTCGATGAGAACAATGGATGGATTTGGCCTAGGGAGGGAATCAAAAACAGGGAGGGCGGGTTTGAAACCCGCCCCTACTTGCCTTCGATGAGCATCAAATCGGGATCTTCCAAATGTTGAATGACCGTGTTCATGAACCGGGCCGCCTCGGCGCCGTAGATCACACGATGATCAAAGGTGAGGGAGAGCGGCAGGATCTTCCGGATCACCATCTCACCCGACCGGGCGACCACTTTGTCCTCGATTTTGCCGAGGCCGAGTATACCGACCTCGGGATAGTTGATGATCGGCGTGCCGTAAATGCCGCCGATCACACCATAGTTGGTGAGGGTGAAGGTCCCCCCCTTCAAATCGGAAAGATCGATCATTCTGGAGAAGGCCTTCTCTGTGAGGACCGAGATCTCTTTCGAAAGATCGAGCACGCTTTTTTCATCGGCTCGTTTGATGACGAAGACCATCAATCCTTCCGGCGTGTCGACCGCAATCCCAATGTTGTAATACTTTTTTAAAATGATCTCTTCTTTCTCTTCGTCCAAGGTCGCATTCAAGTAGGGATATTCTTTAAGGCCGGCGACCACCGCCTTGATGATGAAGGGGAGATAGGTCAGTTTAAAGCCGCGCGCTTCAGCCAGGTTTTTCTTCTTGGAGCGGACATTTTCGAGCGCGGTCACATCGGCGTCGTCGGTGAAGGTGACCGCGGCGACCTTCTGGGACGACTCGCTCACCCGCCGCGCGGCGCTTCGCCGAACCCCCCGAAATGCAATTCGCTCCACCGGACCGAGCGGTCCCGTTTCAGCATGGGGTTGAATCGGCGCGGCTTCCTTTCGGGGCTGCGCGGCCTGTTCAACGTCCTCCCGCGTGAGACGCCCGTTGGGGCCGGTTCCCCGCACCTTCGAGAGATCGACCCCCAGCTCCTTCGCCCGCGCCCGGACCGAGGGAATCGCCCGCACTTTAAACTCTTCTTCCTCTTGCCCCAGTCGCCCGACGACCGAGCCGGCATCTTTTCGGGTCTCTTCTTTTTTTATTTCCGCGGTCGGTTTTTTCTCCGTCGTCTTCGCGGCGGAAGCTTCCTCCGTCTCCACCGCCACCAGGACCGATCCGACCTGGATCACCTCTCCCGGCTTGCCGCGCAGCTCGATCACCTTCCCGGTATAAGGCGAGGGAAGGGTCACGACCGCTTTGTCGGTCTCCACCTCCACCAGCGGCTGGTCCTCTTTGACAGATTCGCCCTGAGAGACAAGCCACTTGACCAGTTCTCCCTCGGCAATCCCTTCGCCGACGTCGGGGAATTTAAATTCTTTTCTCATCGATTCATCCCTGATTTGTTTTCGGTAATTACGAGCAACGTCAGAATCCGACGGCCTGTTCGGCCGCTTCAACGATCTGATCGACATCGGGAAGATAATACTTCTCATTCTTTGGAAGGGGAATCGGCGTGTCGAACCCGGTCACACGCGCCACGGGGGCTTCGAGTGAGAGAAGCGCCTCCTCACAGAGACGGGCGGCAATCTCCGCGCCGAGCCCGCAGGTTTTTGGGGCTTCATGAATGATGACGGCGCGTCCGGTCTTCTCGACCGATCGAATGATCGTCGCCGAATCGAGCGGCGAGAGGGTCCTCAGATCGATCACCTCCGCCTCCACCCCTTTTTCCGCCATCCGATCGGCCGCCTTCAACGTCGGATGGAGCATCGCCCCCCAGGTGATGAGGGTCAGATCTTTCCCCTCCGTCAACAGCCGCGCCTCGCCGAGCGGGATCGCATTGTCTCCTTCAGGGACCTCTTCCTTGATGGCCCGGTAGATTTTGGCCGGCTCCAGGAAAATCACCGGATCGGGGTCGCGGATCGCGGAGAGCATCAGCCCCTTCGCCTCCGCGGGGGTCGAGGGGACGACGACTTTTAGGCCGGGAGTATGGACGAAGAAAGCCTCGGTGCTCTCCGAGTGATGCTCCGGCGCATGAATGCCGCCGCCGTAGGGGGTCCGGACGACGATCGGGCAGGTGTAGCGGCCGCGGGTCCGGGTCCGAAGACGCGCCGCGTGAGAAATCAGTTGCTCCATCGCCGCATAGAGAAACCCCATGAATTGGATCTCGACCACAGGAGTAAGACCATACGCGGCCATTCCGATGGCGACGCCGACGATTCCCGATTCGGAAAGCGGGGTGTCGACGACCCGTCGCTCGCCAAACTGGTCGATCAACCCTTCGGTCACCCGGAAGACACCGCCGTCCTTCCCGATATCCTCCCCCATTAAGATGAGATCGGGATTCCGCTCCATCTCATGACGGAGGGCCTGATTGATCGCTTGAACGACATTCAGCTTGCTCACTCTTTCTCCTTCTTCTGCTGAAGGCGCTTGCGAAGAATCTCCTTCTGACGGATCAGGTCGGGGGTCGGGGTCGCGTAGAGAAGATCGAACATCGTCTGCGGATCTTGCGGGGGAACCGCTTCGAATTCATGCACCGCGGCGGCGACCCGCTCTTGCATCTGCCGGCGGAGGACCTGCTCATCGGCTTCCGACCAACGGTACTCCCGCTCAAGAAATGCGCGAAGCCGAACGATCGGATCCTTTTTTCTCCAAGTCGCCACCTCTTCCACCTTTCGGTAGCGGGAGGCGTCATCGGCGGTGGTGTGATCGCTCAAGCGATAGGTATAACACTCGATCAACGTCGGGCCCTCTCCGCGCCGCGCCTTCTCCAGGGCGTTCTTGGCGGCGGTGTAGACGGCGAAGACATCATTGCCGTCGACCTGAATCCCTTCGAACCCATAGGCGATCGCCTTCTGCGCCAAGGTCGCCGCAGCGGTCTGGCGGGAGAGCGGAACCGAAATGGCCCAGTGATTGTTCTGGCAGATGAAAACGATCGGAAGGCGAAAGACGCCGGCAAAGTTGAGCCCTTCGTGGAAATCTCCTTTCGAAGTCGCTCCGTCTCCGAAAAAGGCCGCGACCGCGACCGGATCTCCCTTGAATTGCGCCGCCCAGGCGGCGCCGACCGCGTGCGGAATGTGGGTTCCCACCGGGATGGCGATCGGGAAGTCGTGTTGATCTTCCGGGATGGCGCTTCCGCGCTCATCGCCCGACCAGTACTGGTAGATCATCCTCATCGGGAGGCCCCGGAGAATGGAAACACCCGGCTCGCGAAAGGCGGGGAAGATCCAATCGGAGGGACGAAGCGCCGCGGCGCTCCCGACCTGCGCCGCCTCCTGGCCTTGGACGGAGGCGTACGTGCCGAGTCGTCCCTCGCGCTGAAGGTTCAGCGCCTTCTCATCGAAGGTGCGAATCAGCACCATCGATTCGTAAAACCCTTTGATCTCTTTTTCGTCCAGACCCGGCCAGAGGGCGCGATCGACCCGCCCGGCCTCGTCCAATATCTGAAGAAATTCGACTTTAAATTCGTGAACGACTTTCTTCGGCATCGGTCTCCCTCAATTTCGTTTTTATTATAACATATCCATTCGAGCGATTGCTCCGGTTGGGGTCGGGCGGGCTGTTTGTCAAAGAGTGATGTGTTATAATGAGCCTTAGGAAAAAGAGGAACGATTTCATGGCTCAAAAAGTGATCATCACCGGCGCCGTTCGCACGCCGATCGGCGCTTTTCAAGGGGCGCTCAGCCCCCTCACGGCGCCGCAACTCGGAAGCCGCGCCATCGCCGAGGCGATCTCGCGCGCGGGTCTCCAGCCCGATCAAATCGATGAGGTTCTGATGGGCAACGTCCTCTCCGCCGGATTGGGCCAGGCCCCCGCCCGACAAGCCGCCCTCGGGGCCGGTCTTCCCGATTCGGTCCCTTGCACGACGATCAACAAGGTCTGCGGCTCGGGTCTCAAAGCGGTGATGATCGGGGCACAGGCGATCGCCCTCGGTGATGCGAGCGTCGTGGTGGCCGGGGGGATGGAGAGCATGACGAACGCCCCCTATCTTTTGGAGCGGGCCCGATCGGGCTACCGTCTCGGTCACGGCACCCTGACCGACAGCATTATCAAAGACGGCCTTTGGGACGTCTACAACAACTTTCACATGGGATCGGCCGCGGAGCAATGCGCGGAGGAGTATCATCTGAGTCGGGAGATGTTGGACGACTTCGCCCTGGAGAGTTATCACCGGGCGCAAGAGGCGCAACAGCGGGGCGAGTTCAAAAGAGAGGTGGTTCCTCTCGAGATCGCGGGAAGAAAGGGACCGGCGGTCCTTTCGGAAGACGAGGAGCCGAAGCGGGTCGACTTCGACAAATTTCGCAAGCTCAAGCCGGCCTTTGAGAAAGAGGGCCGGATCACGGCGGGAAACGCCTCCTCCCTCAGCGATGGGGCCGCCGCCGTGGTGCTGATGTCGGCGGAGCAAGCGCAGCGCCTCGGAGCCCGACCCCGCGCCGAAATCATCGGGTACACCACCACGGCGACCGCACCGGCCCGATTTACCGTGGCCCCCGCCGCCGCCATCACCGCGCTGCTGAAGAAAGTCCGGCTGACCCCGTCCGACATCGATCTTTTCGAGATCAATGAGGCGTTCGCCGCCTCTTCGATCGCGGTGATGCGGGATTTGGGGATCGATTCGAAGAAGATCAATCGGCGCGGCGGGGCGATCGCGTTGGGACATCCGATCGGCGCCAGCGGCGCCCGCATTCTCACCACCCTGATCCACCTCTTGGAAGACCTCGATCTTTCCCGCGGGGTCGCCTCTCTCTGCATCGGCGGAGGGGAAGCGGTCGCCTTGTTGATCGAGCGAACGTCCAAGACCGAATCAAAAAAATCAAATCAGAAAGGACTGTGAGGTAGACCGATGGAAATCAGCATCATCGGCGTGGTCGGCGCGGGACAGATGGGAAGCGGCATCACCCAGGTTGTCTCCACCGGCGGATACCACGTGCTTCTTTACGACCTTGACGCGAAAGTGTTGGAGGCCGCCGTCGAACGAATTACGGAGGGACTCAACACGGCGGTCAAGCGGGGGAAATTGACGGAGTGGGTTCGGGAAAAAACGCTCAAGAACATCAAGCTGACAACCCGGCTGGAAGATCTCGCCCACTGCCATATGCTCATCGAGGCGGCCCCCGAGCGGGAAGAGATCAAAATGGAAACGTTCGAGCTCCTCGATTCGATTTGTCCGAAGGAGGTCGTCTTCGCTACGAACACCTCCTCGATCTCGATCACCCGGCTCGCTTCCGTGACACAGCGGGCCGATAAATTCATCGGCATTCATTTCATGAACCCGGCCGCGATCATTGAATTGGTCGAGATCGTCCGGGGGTGGCAGACCTCTGATGAAACGTTCCTTCAAGCAAAACATTTCGTCGAGAAATTGGGAAAGACGGTCGTCGTCTCGAAAGATTTTCCCGGTTTCATCATCAACCGAATTCTGATGCCGATGATCAACGAAGCGATCTTCGCCGTCATGGAAGGGGTCGGAACGCCGCAGGAGATCGACATGGCGATGACGATGGGGGTCCGCCATCCGATGGGCCCGCTCGCGCTCGCCGATCTGATCGGTCTCGACACCTGCCTCGATATCATGGAAGTCCTCTTCACCGAATTCGGCGACAGCAAATACCGCCCAGCCCCCCTCTTGCGCAAATATGTGGAGGCCGGCCTCCTTGGGAAAAAAACCGGACGCGGCTTCTACTATTATAAAACGCAGGGATCGACCCCGTGAATTTGCATTTCACCGAAGAGCAACAGATGGTCTTGGAAACGGTTCGGGGCTTCGCCGAAAAAGAGGTGAAGCCGGTCGCTTCCAAGATGGATGCCGCCTCCGAGTTTCCGCACGCGCTGGTCAAAGGGCTGGGTGAGATGGGATTGATGGGAGCCTTTATCCCGGCCGAATACGGCGGCTCCGGGATGGATCTGTTGACCTACATCCTTGCGATGGAGGAGATCTCGAAGGCGTGGGCCTCCCTCGGCGTCGTCATGACAGTCAACAAC of the Candidatus Manganitrophus noduliformans genome contains:
- a CDS encoding cob(I)yrinic acid a,c-diamide adenosyltransferase; the encoded protein is MPRITKVYTRTGDDGSTGLGSKRRVPKDSARISSYGTVDELNSHIGVAMAAGLDTVLMKALSGIQNDLFHLGSDLCIPEEDKVKMNVPKIEQRHIDALEQLMDRLSEALTPLENFVLPGGAPGAAQLHVARTVCRRAEREVIALRRAEPVGPFTVPYLNRLSDALFVMARYENKKRGIADLLWDSRA
- the cobS gene encoding adenosylcobinamide-GDP ribazoletransferase; translation: MRSFFTAIGTLTIVPCHHSMIATERDLGRSVLFFPVVGLAIGAFLLGMVRLLEPVLAPAPLAALLLLALALLTGGLHLDGLADLCDGLAAGGGRERILSVMKDPHIGAFGVIGLGVVLILKYALFGEMIRRGWLSAFLLMGLLSRWAMVLASFIGRYARESGTAQPFIGQIHWLPCAGATVITLAGTFLISKGIGLIAASLVFLSVWLFNRFLESRIGGWTGDTLGALSEMVEVGVLLFISAV
- the cobT gene encoding nicotinate-nucleotide--dimethylbenzimidazole phosphoribosyltransferase, which codes for MKRLQLVIGRIKPLEESGRILAQKRLNSLTKPPGSLGRLEELATWYIQVTGKIPSPPLKKVICVFAGDHGVVEEKVSVYPQAVTAQMVYNFLHGGAAICVLARQAGADVRVIDMGVDHPFGKLPGLIDRKIDRGTRNMRLGRAMSRRQALSAIAVGCELAEEEARRGTNLLGTGEMGIGNTTPSSAVTALLTGSPVEAVTGRGTGIDEPTLRLKRTVIQDALRVNRPNPDDPIDVLAKVGGYEIAGIVGLLLGAAAHRIPVVVDGFISTAAALVAVALAPEVKEYLVAAHRSAESGHRIALDKLGLDPLLDLNMRLGEGSGAALGMGLVESAVRILTEMATFDEAGVSSPERER
- the cobU gene encoding bifunctional adenosylcobinamide kinase/adenosylcobinamide-phosphate guanylyltransferase: MERKDLSKSRLILILGGARSGKSRFALERGETLGEEKIFIATARPSDAEMARRIERHRRDRPEVWKTMEEPIHLADLLQSMQGKGVAVIDCLTLWLSNLLTTVGEDEEKILSEIDRLVSVARSVNLSIVAVSNEVGLGVVPTDHSLSRLFRDLSGLLHQRWAAEADEVYWMMAGIAVPIKRKRDEKVAVGHRPD
- a CDS encoding TonB-dependent receptor plug domain-containing protein → MTPFQWRIAFCSFLVLIAVTTNVSGAEETSPEEIPTFPPVFVTATQTEVPLKETAASVTLIDEKTIEEKHLTTVEEALREVPGLTVVQQGGPGATSSVFLRGTESNHTLVLIDGVPVNSPTTGAFDFADLTVENIERIEVIRGPQSTLYGSDALGGVIQIFTKKGEGPPSGFLSLEAGAYRTFREAAGLNGSTERVDYSLSASRFDTRGFSRANELAGNREDDGYENTAFSARLGTDLSEKTRLEWTGRYTNSESELDGCDPDTFFCPVDVRNLVLDHRQWVTTLGMKTAVIEEWDQHLRVGFNEDDTTFDGSEIDTSRKWLDWRHDLRLGRRNLLTVGYEYESQNGKFGDGVDETTVNHAGYGFYQLRQLPFILNFGLRYDGNNRYGGETTYKVETAYLMESTATKLRAAYGTGFHGPTLNDLFFPNFGNPNLEPEKSESFEAGVEQSLWSEQVQVGVTYFQNRIEDLIVFVFNPDTFVGRPENVARAKITGWEFEVSARPLEQAALSASYTFMNTKDEGTGDELVRRPRHQASGSLSIQPANPLRLVLQVRYVGKRFDVGNVEMDDYTVVDLSGTYALHRNVALFARVENLFDREYEEVTGYGTAGFSGYGGVKVTF
- a CDS encoding type IV pilus twitching motility protein PilT, which gives rise to MPQIDVLFKALREKKGSDLHLSPQNPPMMRAAGDLVPVTPEKLTHEGNQKLLYEIMSDLHKEKFETTHDIDFAYEVPELQARFRANIFLGRLGMSAVFRMIPTQILTVEQLGLPATVLKFAQFKKGLVLVTGATGSGKSTTLAAIIDYINRTKKEHILTVEDPIEFVHTSQGCLINQREVGRDTKSFAAALKAALREDPDIILVGEMRDLETIELAITAAETGHLVFGTLHTSSAAKTVDRIINVFPTNQQEQIRAMLAESLKGVVAQNLLKTVDGKRCAALEILLVNTATSNLIREAKTFQIPSVIQTGKAEGMQLMDQALQALVASKKVSIEEAHKFATNKALFPLSGQGAAPQGAAPRG
- a CDS encoding dihydrolipoamide acetyltransferase family protein; the protein is MRKEFKFPDVGEGIAEGELVKWLVSQGESVKEDQPLVEVETDKAVVTLPSPYTGKVIELRGKPGEVIQVGSVLVAVETEEASAAKTTEKKPTAEIKKEETRKDAGSVVGRLGQEEEEFKVRAIPSVRARAKELGVDLSKVRGTGPNGRLTREDVEQAAQPRKEAAPIQPHAETGPLGPVERIAFRGVRRSAARRVSESSQKVAAVTFTDDADVTALENVRSKKKNLAEARGFKLTYLPFIIKAVVAGLKEYPYLNATLDEEKEEIILKKYYNIGIAVDTPEGLMVFVIKRADEKSVLDLSKEISVLTEKAFSRMIDLSDLKGGTFTLTNYGVIGGIYGTPIINYPEVGILGLGKIEDKVVARSGEMVIRKILPLSLTFDHRVIYGAEAARFMNTVIQHLEDPDLMLIEGK
- a CDS encoding pyruvate dehydrogenase complex E1 component subunit beta gives rise to the protein MSKLNVVQAINQALRHEMERNPDLILMGEDIGKDGGVFRVTEGLIDQFGERRVVDTPLSESGIVGVAIGMAAYGLTPVVEIQFMGFLYAAMEQLISHAARLRTRTRGRYTCPIVVRTPYGGGIHAPEHHSESTEAFFVHTPGLKVVVPSTPAEAKGLMLSAIRDPDPVIFLEPAKIYRAIKEEVPEGDNAIPLGEARLLTEGKDLTLITWGAMLHPTLKAADRMAEKGVEAEVIDLRTLSPLDSATIIRSVEKTGRAVIIHEAPKTCGLGAEIAARLCEEALLSLEAPVARVTGFDTPIPLPKNEKYYLPDVDQIVEAAEQAVGF